Proteins from a genomic interval of Mesobacillus sp. S13:
- the spoIVB gene encoding SpoIVB peptidase, with amino-acid sequence MKKDFLRKFIGGILLVSLIALGFAKPVQEYLSIPGDITLFEGQKLDFQANAVQVTAPVKDSSIAVDQKDETFTLEAKRHGKDEMVLELAGFPVKKVDVNVLKDFKVRPGGQSIGVKLNTVGVLVVGHHQVQADEGRVSPGEKAGIKKGDIITEINGQQIEKMADVGPFVKQAGENGKPLDVVIKRENEIVKTQLQPEKDVNENTYKLGLYIRDSAAGIGTMTFYHPQSKKYGALGHVISDMDTKKPIVVGDGQIVRSTVTSIEKGGKGNPGEKLARFSSDREVIGNIKRNSPFGIFGELNKDITNGVFDKPLPIALSHQVKEGPAKILTVVNNDEVNLFDIEIVSTIPQKFPATKGMVIKVTDPELLEKTGGIVQGMSGSPIIQGDKLVGAVTHVFVNDPTSGYGVHIEWMLNEAGIDIYEKPREQAS; translated from the coding sequence TTGAAGAAAGATTTTCTCAGAAAATTTATTGGTGGAATTCTCCTTGTTTCATTAATTGCTTTAGGATTTGCAAAACCAGTACAAGAATATTTATCCATTCCAGGGGATATAACGTTATTCGAGGGGCAAAAGCTTGATTTTCAGGCAAATGCAGTCCAGGTTACTGCCCCAGTTAAAGACTCAAGCATCGCTGTGGACCAAAAAGATGAGACCTTCACTCTTGAGGCAAAAAGACATGGTAAGGATGAAATGGTCCTTGAATTAGCAGGCTTCCCTGTTAAAAAAGTCGATGTCAATGTCCTTAAGGATTTCAAGGTCAGGCCAGGCGGTCAATCTATAGGAGTAAAATTGAATACGGTTGGTGTCCTTGTGGTCGGACATCACCAAGTGCAGGCTGATGAAGGAAGAGTGTCGCCAGGTGAAAAGGCTGGCATAAAAAAAGGCGATATTATCACTGAAATCAATGGGCAGCAAATTGAAAAAATGGCAGATGTCGGTCCGTTTGTAAAGCAGGCGGGTGAAAACGGCAAGCCATTGGATGTTGTAATCAAAAGGGAAAATGAAATAGTCAAAACTCAACTCCAGCCTGAAAAAGATGTAAATGAGAACACCTATAAGCTTGGATTGTATATACGCGATTCAGCTGCCGGTATTGGAACAATGACATTTTATCACCCACAGTCCAAAAAATATGGTGCCCTCGGACATGTCATATCGGACATGGATACGAAAAAACCTATTGTCGTTGGAGATGGGCAAATTGTCAGATCAACTGTCACTTCGATCGAAAAAGGCGGAAAAGGCAATCCGGGGGAAAAACTGGCTCGTTTTTCATCTGACCGGGAAGTGATTGGGAATATTAAAAGAAATAGTCCATTTGGAATCTTTGGCGAACTGAACAAGGATATTACAAATGGGGTTTTTGATAAACCTCTGCCTATAGCCCTTTCTCATCAAGTAAAAGAAGGTCCAGCAAAAATCTTGACAGTTGTAAATAATGACGAAGTAAATCTTTTTGATATAGAGATCGTCAGTACCATCCCGCAAAAGTTTCCAGCAACCAAGGGCATGGTGATCAAGGTGACGGATCCTGAGTTGTTGGAAAAGACAGGTGGAATTGTCCAGGGGATGAGCGGAAGTCCAATTATCCAAGGTGACAAGCTGGTAGGGGCTGTCACTCATGTCTTTGTAAATGACCCAACAAGCGGATATGGAGTTCATATAGAGTGGATGCTGAATGAAGCAGGCATCGACATATACGAGAAGCCAAGAGAGCAGGCAAGTTAA
- the recN gene encoding DNA repair protein RecN has translation MLNELSIRNFAIIESLSVSFNKGLTVLTGETGAGKSIIIDAIHLLVGGRGSAEFVRHGEDKAEIEGLFHLEGENHPSYAKAAEFGIEIEDAMIVLRRDISASGKSVCRINGKLVTIAVLREVGSTLIDIHGQHEHQELMDETKHINLLDQFGAEEILPALQEYQHVFRSFEQTQKKLKNLSENEQQMAHRLDLIQFQHDEILSADLRLNEDEELFEEKRKLSNFEKIYESIQTSYSALQGEQKGLDWIGLVMDNLQNAADLDPDYKNVADTVANSFYMLEDAARTIRNELDSLEYDPKRLNDIEDRLNEINQLKRKYGNTIEEILEYSSKIEEEIETLQNKEVHIDQMEKELASLKKDLRIEANNLTQTRKKYAKKLTKLIHKELKELYMEKTVFDLRIDADPDHFHKNGADKVEFYISTNPGEPLKPLSKIASGGELSRIMLALKSIFSKHQGVTSIIFDEVDTGVSGRVAQSIAEKIYNVSTGSQVLCISHLPQVAAMADTHLYIAKVIKNGRTKTSVTPLSSSEKVKEIVRMISGVEVTDLTKQHAEELLKLAQNMKAVT, from the coding sequence TTGTTAAATGAATTATCGATTCGCAACTTCGCAATTATTGAATCATTATCCGTTTCTTTTAATAAAGGACTGACCGTACTCACCGGAGAAACAGGGGCCGGGAAATCCATCATCATCGATGCCATTCATCTCCTTGTGGGAGGAAGAGGCTCGGCGGAATTCGTACGCCATGGTGAAGATAAAGCTGAAATTGAAGGTTTGTTCCACCTTGAAGGGGAGAATCATCCAAGTTATGCAAAGGCAGCCGAATTTGGCATTGAAATTGAAGATGCGATGATTGTCTTGAGAAGGGATATTTCGGCGTCTGGAAAAAGTGTGTGCCGCATCAACGGCAAGCTGGTCACGATTGCAGTCCTGCGTGAAGTAGGCTCGACACTGATTGATATCCATGGTCAGCATGAGCACCAGGAATTAATGGATGAGACAAAGCATATCAATCTTCTTGACCAATTCGGAGCAGAGGAAATCCTGCCTGCGCTGCAAGAATACCAGCACGTTTTTCGATCTTTTGAACAAACACAGAAAAAGCTGAAAAACTTAAGTGAAAATGAGCAGCAAATGGCTCACAGACTCGATTTGATTCAATTTCAGCATGATGAAATCCTCTCGGCTGACCTAAGGCTAAACGAGGACGAGGAACTTTTTGAAGAGAAGCGTAAGCTCAGCAACTTCGAAAAGATCTATGAGAGTATCCAAACCAGTTATTCGGCATTGCAGGGTGAGCAAAAGGGCCTTGATTGGATTGGCCTGGTCATGGATAATCTTCAGAATGCAGCAGACCTTGATCCCGACTATAAGAATGTTGCCGACACAGTAGCGAACAGCTTTTATATGCTTGAGGATGCTGCAAGGACGATCAGGAATGAATTGGATTCACTTGAATATGATCCGAAGCGCTTGAATGATATTGAAGATAGGCTGAACGAGATCAACCAATTAAAACGGAAATATGGAAATACGATCGAAGAAATTCTGGAGTACTCCTCTAAAATAGAGGAAGAAATCGAAACGCTTCAAAACAAGGAAGTCCATATTGACCAGATGGAAAAAGAGCTCGCCTCACTTAAAAAGGATCTGCGAATCGAGGCCAATAATTTGACTCAAACTCGCAAAAAATATGCTAAAAAACTGACGAAATTAATTCATAAAGAATTAAAGGAACTATATATGGAGAAGACGGTATTCGACCTCAGGATTGACGCAGATCCTGACCATTTCCATAAAAATGGCGCCGATAAGGTCGAGTTTTATATCTCTACAAATCCGGGCGAACCTTTGAAGCCTTTGTCAAAGATTGCATCCGGCGGGGAACTTTCGCGGATCATGCTAGCCTTAAAAAGCATCTTCTCAAAACATCAAGGTGTCACCTCCATCATTTTCGATGAAGTGGATACAGGAGTCAGCGGTCGGGTGGCTCAATCAATCGCTGAAAAAATTTACAATGTCTCGACGGGGTCACAGGTTCTTTGCATATCCCATTTGCCTCAAGTTGCCGCAATGGCTGATACTCACCTGTATATCGCAAAGGTCATCAAGAATGGCAGGACAAAAACTTCCGTCACTCCGCTGTCTTCATCTGAGAAGGTAAAGGAGATTGTCCGGATGATTTCAGGAGTCGAAGTTACTGACCTGACGAAACAACATGCAGAAGAATTGCTGAAGCTTGCACAGAATATGAAGGCAGTTACATGA
- a CDS encoding exodeoxyribonuclease VII small subunit → MADEKKLSFEQAMDQLESIVEKLEEGDVPLEEAISFYKEGMELSKLCHDKLKNVEEQLAQIITEDGRTEGFSINEEE, encoded by the coding sequence ATGGCAGATGAAAAAAAACTGAGTTTTGAACAGGCAATGGATCAACTTGAAAGCATTGTTGAAAAGCTGGAAGAGGGAGATGTGCCTTTGGAAGAAGCGATTTCTTTTTATAAAGAGGGAATGGAATTATCCAAACTTTGCCATGATAAGCTAAAGAATGTGGAAGAACAACTAGCCCAAATCATAACTGAAGATGGACGGACTGAAGGTTTCTCCATAAACGAGGAGGAATAG
- the dxs gene encoding 1-deoxy-D-xylulose-5-phosphate synthase, with product MDLLSIKDPSFLKNLSKKELEELSREIRQFLIEKLSVTGGHIGPNLGVVELTIALHKCFDSPKDKFLWDVGHQSYVHKILTGRACQFDTLRQHKGLCGFPKMVESEHDVWETGHSSTSLSAAMGMAIARDLKGENTHIVPIIGDGALTGGMALEALNHIGHEKKKLIVILNDNEMSIAPNVGALHSVLGRLRTAGKYHWVKDELEYLLKKVPAIGGQLASTAERIKDSLKYLFVSGIFFEELGFTYLGPVDGHDYDDLFENLAYAKKQEGPVLLHVITKKGKGYNPAENDKIGTWHGTGPYKMETGDFVKPESAPPAWSKLVSETVRKIARTDERIVAVTPAMPVGSKLEGFASEFPDRMIDVGIAEQHATTFAAGLATQNMKPFLAIYSTFLQRAYDQVVHDICRQNLNVFIGIDRAGLVGADGETHQGVFDIAFLRHLPNMVLMMPKDENEGQHMVYTAIKYDDGPIAMRYPRGNGLGVPMDEELKEIPIGTWEVLREGEDAAILTFGTTIPMAMEAAEILAKQGVSVKVVNTRFIKPLDEELLVGILKDNMPILTIEEAVLQGGFGSFVLETSHDLGYQHVEIDRMGIPDQFIEHGSVDKLLEEIGMTTEDVVLRLQKLARQKQKRA from the coding sequence ATGGATCTTTTATCAATAAAAGACCCTTCCTTCCTGAAGAATCTTTCGAAAAAGGAATTGGAGGAGTTAAGCAGGGAGATTCGGCAGTTCTTGATAGAAAAGTTATCAGTTACGGGAGGACACATAGGACCTAACCTGGGTGTTGTCGAGTTAACGATTGCCCTCCATAAGTGTTTTGACAGCCCGAAGGATAAGTTTCTATGGGATGTTGGTCATCAATCCTACGTGCATAAAATCCTGACGGGAAGAGCATGCCAGTTTGACACGTTAAGACAGCATAAAGGGTTGTGCGGTTTTCCAAAGATGGTCGAGAGTGAACATGATGTCTGGGAAACTGGGCATAGTTCGACTTCGCTTTCAGCTGCTATGGGAATGGCGATTGCCCGGGACCTGAAGGGCGAAAACACGCACATCGTTCCGATCATCGGTGATGGTGCCCTTACAGGGGGAATGGCTTTAGAGGCGTTGAACCACATAGGGCATGAAAAAAAGAAGCTTATTGTCATTTTGAACGATAATGAAATGTCAATTGCCCCTAATGTAGGAGCATTGCATAGTGTCCTAGGCCGCCTTCGCACTGCTGGCAAGTACCACTGGGTAAAAGATGAACTGGAATATTTGTTGAAAAAGGTGCCTGCTATTGGTGGTCAGCTTGCGTCGACTGCCGAAAGAATAAAGGATAGCTTAAAATATCTCTTTGTATCAGGAATCTTTTTCGAGGAATTAGGTTTCACTTATCTAGGCCCTGTAGACGGCCATGATTATGACGATCTATTTGAAAACCTTGCATATGCCAAAAAGCAGGAAGGACCTGTTTTATTGCATGTCATTACGAAAAAGGGCAAAGGATATAACCCGGCTGAAAACGATAAGATTGGCACATGGCATGGAACCGGACCTTATAAAATGGAAACCGGTGATTTTGTGAAGCCTGAATCTGCACCGCCAGCCTGGAGCAAGCTGGTTAGTGAAACAGTAAGGAAAATCGCGAGGACGGATGAACGGATCGTGGCTGTGACACCAGCGATGCCTGTTGGTTCAAAGCTTGAGGGCTTTGCCAGTGAGTTCCCTGACCGGATGATTGACGTTGGAATTGCAGAACAGCATGCAACGACTTTTGCAGCCGGATTGGCGACTCAAAACATGAAGCCGTTCCTTGCGATTTATTCAACCTTCCTGCAGCGCGCATATGACCAGGTCGTCCACGATATTTGCCGCCAAAACTTGAACGTATTCATCGGGATCGACCGTGCAGGACTGGTAGGCGCAGACGGAGAAACACACCAGGGTGTGTTTGACATCGCCTTTTTAAGGCACTTGCCTAATATGGTATTGATGATGCCGAAAGATGAAAACGAAGGCCAGCATATGGTATACACAGCAATTAAGTACGACGATGGCCCGATTGCAATGCGTTATCCTCGAGGCAATGGACTAGGTGTGCCGATGGATGAAGAGTTGAAAGAAATTCCAATAGGAACCTGGGAAGTACTTCGTGAAGGGGAAGACGCGGCCATTTTGACATTTGGGACAACAATTCCAATGGCCATGGAGGCAGCAGAAATCCTTGCAAAACAGGGAGTATCAGTAAAAGTAGTCAATACCCGTTTTATCAAGCCTCTCGATGAAGAGTTGCTTGTGGGCATCCTGAAAGACAATATGCCTATTTTGACGATTGAGGAAGCGGTCCTGCAGGGTGGATTCGGAAGCTTCGTGCTTGAAACATCGCATGACTTGGGCTACCAGCATGTAGAGATTGACAGGATGGGAATCCCGGATCAATTCATCGAACATGGCAGTGTCGATAAACTTCTTGAGGAAATTGGCATGACAACAGAAGATGTCGTCTTGCGTTTGCAAAAGCTGGCGAGACAGAAACAAAAAAGGGCGTAG
- the ahrC gene encoding transcriptional regulator AhrC/ArgR: MNKGQRHIKIRELIASKDIETQDELVDRLKAAGFNVTQATVSRDIKELHLVKVPLIDGRYKYSLPADQRFNPLQKLKRSLMDAFIRIDQAGHLLVMKTLPGNANAIGALIDNLDWEDILGTICGDDTILIICRTPEDTEQVTNRFLEML, translated from the coding sequence ATGAATAAAGGACAGCGACATATTAAAATCCGCGAATTAATCGCGAGTAAGGATATCGAGACGCAGGATGAACTGGTGGACCGGCTGAAGGCTGCAGGCTTTAATGTTACACAGGCGACAGTTTCACGTGACATCAAAGAACTGCATCTTGTGAAGGTTCCTTTGATTGATGGCAGATATAAATATAGCCTGCCAGCGGACCAGCGTTTCAATCCACTGCAAAAACTAAAAAGGTCGTTAATGGATGCTTTTATCCGCATCGATCAGGCCGGCCATCTTTTAGTGATGAAAACCTTGCCTGGCAATGCCAATGCGATCGGGGCATTGATTGATAATCTCGATTGGGAAGATATTCTTGGTACGATTTGTGGAGACGATACAATCTTGATTATTTGCCGTACTCCAGAGGATACTGAGCAAGTCACAAATCGTTTTCTCGAAATGCTGTAA
- the folD gene encoding bifunctional methylenetetrahydrofolate dehydrogenase/methenyltetrahydrofolate cyclohydrolase FolD — MAAIIIDGKEIAQKKKLEIADQVQELKKQGVTPGLAVILVGDNQASRTYVNSKQKTARELGMHNVLIEYPVSITEQELLAKIDELNKDEEIHGILVQLPLPDHISEKKLIEAISPEKDVDGFHPINIGRMMTGQDAFLPCTPYGVMVMMKEIEMDLAGKNVVVVGRSNIVGKPAGQLFLNENATVTYCHSRTKDLKEYTKQADVIIAAVGKADLITADHVKPGAVVIDVGMNRNELGKLCGDVAYDEVKEKAGYITPVPGGVGPMTIAMLMYNTLKSAKNHMNRLQNSNL, encoded by the coding sequence ATGGCTGCTATAATTATTGATGGAAAAGAAATTGCCCAAAAAAAGAAACTTGAAATCGCTGACCAGGTCCAGGAGCTGAAAAAACAGGGAGTAACTCCGGGTCTGGCGGTGATTCTTGTCGGTGACAACCAGGCATCAAGAACGTATGTCAACAGCAAGCAAAAAACCGCAAGAGAACTAGGTATGCATAATGTCTTGATTGAGTATCCAGTCTCCATTACTGAACAAGAGCTTCTGGCTAAAATTGATGAACTCAACAAGGATGAAGAGATTCATGGGATTTTAGTGCAGCTTCCGCTTCCAGATCATATCAGTGAAAAGAAACTGATTGAAGCCATTTCACCTGAAAAAGATGTTGATGGTTTCCATCCAATCAATATCGGGCGAATGATGACTGGCCAGGATGCCTTTTTGCCATGCACACCATATGGTGTCATGGTCATGATGAAGGAGATTGAGATGGATCTTGCCGGAAAGAATGTGGTTGTCGTTGGCAGGAGCAATATTGTCGGAAAACCGGCAGGCCAACTTTTCCTGAACGAAAACGCAACCGTTACATATTGCCATTCAAGGACAAAAGACTTAAAGGAATATACAAAACAGGCAGATGTCATCATAGCTGCAGTTGGGAAAGCGGACTTGATTACAGCTGACCATGTAAAGCCAGGGGCTGTGGTCATCGATGTTGGAATGAACCGCAACGAGCTAGGCAAGCTTTGCGGGGATGTAGCTTATGACGAGGTCAAGGAAAAAGCTGGGTATATCACTCCTGTGCCTGGCGGTGTCGGTCCAATGACGATCGCCATGTTGATGTATAACACGTTGAAGTCTGCAAAGAACCATATGAATAGACTTCAAAACTCAAATCTATAA
- a CDS encoding YycC family protein: MRPLHISAETAVKLSEKLGVPIEQIMHMPQHILIQKLSELEKDKEK; encoded by the coding sequence ATGAGACCATTGCATATTTCTGCTGAAACTGCTGTCAAGCTTTCAGAAAAACTGGGAGTACCTATTGAACAAATCATGCATATGCCCCAGCATATCCTCATTCAAAAATTATCGGAGCTGGAAAAAGATAAAGAAAAATAA
- a CDS encoding polyprenyl synthetase family protein: MHSISLNSFTSKYKALVEERLREAVGALETPENLAKAMLYSLEAGGKRIRPLLVFAVIDAFGKDPENGVDAAAAIEMVHTYSLIHDDLPSMDDDDLRRGKPTNHKVFGEATAILAGDALLTLSFNLLAEIPEESVSANIKLALIKGLSAAAGAHGMVGGQVADMEGENKKLTLEELEYIHINKTGKLLEYSIIAGAEIAGATAGQKEILSKFAYHIGLAFQIRDDILDLEGSEEMIGKPVGSDTANEKSTYPALLGIAGAKEALDYHLRNAKESLGNSGLDVGLLDQITDLIGLRNH; encoded by the coding sequence TTGCATTCTATTTCACTTAATTCTTTTACCAGTAAATATAAGGCTCTTGTCGAGGAACGGTTAAGGGAGGCGGTCGGTGCCCTTGAGACGCCGGAAAATCTCGCGAAGGCGATGCTTTATTCGTTGGAAGCAGGCGGGAAAAGAATCCGCCCGCTGCTGGTCTTCGCAGTTATCGATGCATTCGGAAAGGATCCGGAAAATGGAGTAGATGCAGCAGCGGCGATCGAAATGGTCCATACCTATTCCTTGATTCACGATGACCTGCCGAGTATGGACGATGACGATCTAAGAAGGGGAAAACCGACGAATCATAAAGTATTCGGTGAAGCCACTGCCATATTGGCAGGGGATGCACTTTTGACATTAAGTTTTAACCTACTAGCTGAAATTCCTGAAGAATCAGTATCAGCCAACATTAAACTGGCGTTGATCAAAGGGCTGTCAGCTGCTGCAGGTGCTCATGGTATGGTGGGCGGTCAGGTTGCAGATATGGAAGGTGAAAATAAGAAGCTCACACTGGAGGAGCTAGAATATATACATATCAATAAAACGGGTAAGTTACTGGAATACAGTATTATTGCCGGGGCTGAAATTGCCGGGGCGACTGCAGGGCAAAAGGAAATACTGTCAAAGTTTGCTTATCATATAGGCCTTGCATTCCAAATACGGGATGATATCCTCGACCTTGAGGGCAGTGAGGAAATGATCGGCAAGCCGGTTGGAAGCGATACAGCAAATGAAAAAAGCACGTATCCTGCACTGCTTGGAATAGCGGGAGCAAAGGAAGCGCTTGATTACCACTTACGAAACGCGAAAGAATCCCTCGGCAATAGCGGTCTTGATGTTGGGCTACTTGATCAAATCACTGATTTGATCGGACTGCGCAATCATTAG
- the spo0A gene encoding sporulation transcription factor Spo0A, translating to MNKIKVCVVDDNRELVGLLEEYISSQDDMEIVGVAHNGQECLEMLEDTDPDVLLLDIIMPHLDGLAVLERLRDMKKGIMPNVIMLTAFGQEDVTKKAVELGASYFILKPFDMEHLAGHIRQVSGKAKSVARKPSSSINYGRSNAEQKPKNLDASITSIIHEIGVPAHIKGYMYLREAISMVYNDIELLGSITKVLYPDIAKKFNTTASRVERAIRHAIEVAWSRGNIDSISSLFGYTVSMSKAKPTNSEFIAMVADKLRLEHKAS from the coding sequence GTGAACAAAATAAAAGTATGCGTTGTTGATGACAACAGAGAATTAGTAGGTCTTCTAGAGGAATATATTTCTTCACAGGATGATATGGAAATTGTAGGAGTTGCCCATAATGGTCAGGAATGTTTGGAGATGCTCGAAGATACAGATCCTGATGTCTTGCTTTTAGATATTATTATGCCGCACCTTGACGGATTAGCGGTCCTTGAAAGACTTCGTGATATGAAGAAGGGAATCATGCCGAATGTTATCATGCTGACAGCATTTGGCCAGGAAGATGTTACGAAGAAAGCGGTAGAGCTGGGGGCTTCCTATTTCATTCTAAAGCCGTTCGATATGGAGCATCTGGCAGGGCATATCCGTCAGGTAAGCGGCAAGGCGAAATCAGTAGCCCGAAAACCTTCTTCATCCATCAACTACGGCAGATCAAATGCCGAACAGAAGCCTAAAAACCTGGATGCAAGCATTACAAGCATCATCCATGAAATTGGCGTCCCTGCCCATATTAAAGGGTATATGTATCTGCGAGAAGCCATTTCAATGGTATATAACGATATTGAACTTCTTGGCTCGATCACAAAAGTCCTCTATCCAGACATCGCCAAGAAATTCAATACGACTGCGAGCCGTGTGGAACGTGCCATCCGCCATGCCATTGAGGTTGCCTGGAGCAGAGGGAATATTGATTCCATTTCTTCCTTGTTCGGATATACTGTTTCGATGTCAAAAGCCAAGCCGACAAATTCTGAATTCATCGCCATGGTCGCAGACAAACTTCGTCTGGAACACAAAGCTTCTTGA
- the xseA gene encoding exodeoxyribonuclease VII large subunit, producing MDNQRYLTVNALTKYIKRKFDADPHLQGVYIKGEISNFKRHSSGHMYFTLKDEKARILAVMFAGAARSMKFKPENGMKVLVRGDISVYEGSGQYQVYIKEMKTDGVGDLFVAYEQLKKKLEQEGFFSSQYKQPIPKYPKAVGIVTSPTGAAIRDILTTIKRRYPITKVLIFPALVQGEQGGPSIVKAIEKANERADIDVLIIGRGGGSIEELWNFNEESVARAIFASKIPIISAVGHETDFTIADFVADMRAPTPTGAAELAVPHIQELIERVMNRETRLMRAMREKVYFQQERYQRLIRSYAFRYPRKLYEQKLEQVDKLTESLTRGAGKLYSSKNDALLQLKRRLDRSHPEELRKLSADRHLRTTRALNRAMTSVLSEKRKEFNGIVSTLEALSPLKIMDRGYSLAYTDEGELIKTVNQVKPERKINVKLSDGSIQCIVTDIEESENNGR from the coding sequence ATGGATAATCAGCGTTATCTAACCGTCAACGCGTTAACCAAATACATAAAGCGAAAATTCGATGCAGATCCGCATCTTCAAGGGGTTTATATCAAAGGGGAAATCTCCAACTTCAAAAGGCATTCAAGCGGACATATGTATTTTACGCTCAAGGATGAGAAAGCAAGGATCCTTGCTGTCATGTTTGCGGGTGCTGCGAGATCCATGAAGTTCAAGCCTGAAAATGGCATGAAGGTGCTGGTAAGAGGAGATATTTCCGTATACGAAGGCAGTGGCCAATACCAGGTTTACATTAAGGAAATGAAAACCGATGGAGTAGGCGACTTATTTGTCGCATACGAGCAGCTGAAGAAAAAGCTTGAGCAGGAAGGCTTTTTCTCATCGCAATACAAACAGCCTATTCCAAAATATCCAAAAGCTGTCGGAATCGTTACTTCTCCAACGGGGGCAGCAATCCGCGATATACTAACGACAATCAAGAGAAGATATCCCATTACCAAGGTGCTCATTTTCCCGGCCTTGGTACAGGGAGAGCAGGGTGGCCCATCCATAGTCAAAGCAATCGAAAAGGCGAATGAAAGGGCAGACATTGATGTTCTGATCATCGGACGCGGAGGCGGATCGATTGAGGAACTCTGGAACTTTAATGAGGAGTCCGTAGCAAGAGCGATTTTTGCTTCTAAAATCCCGATTATATCTGCTGTGGGCCATGAAACAGACTTCACTATTGCCGATTTCGTTGCAGACATGAGAGCACCGACGCCAACTGGTGCGGCTGAGTTGGCCGTTCCTCATATCCAGGAACTGATCGAAAGGGTAATGAACCGGGAAACCAGGCTGATGAGAGCAATGAGGGAGAAAGTGTACTTCCAGCAGGAGCGATACCAGCGGCTCATCAGGTCTTACGCTTTTCGTTATCCAAGGAAGCTGTATGAGCAAAAGCTTGAGCAAGTCGATAAGCTGACAGAATCGCTGACCCGCGGGGCTGGGAAGTTGTATTCTTCGAAAAATGATGCGCTTCTTCAGTTGAAGCGGAGATTGGATCGAAGCCACCCGGAAGAGCTGAGAAAGCTTTCAGCTGACAGGCATTTAAGGACAACAAGAGCTTTGAACCGTGCGATGACGTCCGTCTTGTCTGAAAAGCGAAAAGAATTCAACGGTATCGTTTCTACTCTTGAAGCATTAAGCCCGCTGAAAATCATGGACCGTGGCTACAGTCTTGCGTACACAGACGAAGGGGAACTGATAAAGACAGTCAACCAGGTGAAGCCTGAACGGAAAATAAACGTAAAGCTTTCTGATGGAAGCATTCAATGTATCGTCACAGATATCGAGGAGAGTGAAAACAATGGCAGATGA
- a CDS encoding TlyA family RNA methyltransferase, translating into MKIKKERLDVLLVERGLAETREKAKRTIMAGLVYTNENRLDKPGEKVSSDIPLTVKGNVLPYVSRGGLKLEKALKVFDLDVQDKTLLDIGASTGGFTDCALQNGAEMSYALDVGYNQLAWKLRQDERVVVMERTNFRYVKPEDLIKGMPNFASIDVSFISLRLILPVLKTLLVTGSDIVALVKPQFEAGREQVGKKGIVRDRKVHEQVLDRIISFSIEEGYDVLDLSFSPITGGDGNIEFLLHLQWNGTEEEKGKLMLKTQLEAVVTEAHSELKSKQTTEEE; encoded by the coding sequence ATGAAAATCAAAAAGGAAAGATTAGATGTACTGCTCGTTGAACGCGGCCTTGCGGAGACAAGAGAAAAAGCCAAAAGGACGATCATGGCTGGTCTTGTCTACACGAATGAGAATCGGCTGGACAAACCTGGCGAAAAGGTTAGCAGTGACATTCCATTGACAGTAAAAGGAAATGTCCTTCCGTATGTTAGCCGCGGTGGATTGAAGCTTGAAAAGGCATTAAAGGTTTTTGACCTAGATGTTCAAGATAAAACACTGCTGGATATCGGTGCTTCGACAGGCGGCTTTACCGATTGTGCCCTTCAAAACGGAGCTGAGATGTCCTATGCTTTGGATGTCGGATACAATCAGCTTGCATGGAAGCTGCGACAGGATGAACGTGTCGTTGTGATGGAGCGGACAAACTTCCGCTATGTGAAACCGGAGGACCTTATAAAGGGGATGCCGAATTTTGCCAGCATTGATGTATCATTCATATCCCTCCGTCTCATTTTACCTGTGCTCAAGACCTTGCTGGTAACAGGCAGCGATATCGTTGCTCTCGTCAAGCCGCAATTTGAGGCTGGAAGAGAACAGGTTGGCAAAAAAGGAATCGTCCGTGACAGGAAGGTGCACGAACAAGTTCTGGACAGGATTATTTCTTTTTCAATAGAAGAGGGCTATGATGTGCTGGATTTGAGCTTCTCGCCGATCACAGGCGGAGATGGCAATATTGAATTCCTGCTGCATCTTCAATGGAACGGCACAGAAGAAGAAAAAGGGAAGCTGATGCTGAAGACCCAGCTAGAAGCAGTCGTCACAGAAGCTCATTCTGAACTAAAATCAAAACAAACTACCGAAGAAGAATAG